The following proteins are encoded in a genomic region of Pseudomonas sp. Os17:
- a CDS encoding phage tail sheath subtilisin-like domain-containing protein, producing MSGFFHGVTVTNVDTGTRTISLPSSSIIGLVDTFTEGPDFSAKANDLLLITNEREAIAAWGPDAAITKACKAIYQRAKAVIVACGVAKVQDAAQQTSAIIGGVLASGKRTGLQALLDGKSRFNAQPRLLVAPKHSAGLPVGTALVALADKLRGLAILDGPNTTDEAAMEYAKNFGAKRAYLVDPGIQYWDTGESATVDAPASAWAAGLFAWTDNEYGFWASPSNKEFVGLTGTTRPIEFLDGDETCRANLLNNANITTIIRDAGFRLWGNRTLSSDPKWAFVTRVRTMDIVMDAILYGHKWAVDRSITATYVKDVTEGLRAFMRDLKNQGAIINFEVYADTELNTASQLEQGKVYWNIRFTDVPPAENPNFRVEVTNQWLTEVLDSAA from the coding sequence ATGAGTGGTTTCTTTCACGGCGTTACCGTCACTAATGTGGACACCGGCACGCGAACCATTTCGCTACCGTCGTCTTCGATCATCGGCCTGGTGGACACTTTCACCGAAGGCCCTGACTTCAGCGCCAAGGCCAACGACTTGCTGCTGATCACCAACGAGCGCGAGGCCATCGCGGCCTGGGGCCCGGATGCGGCCATCACCAAGGCCTGCAAGGCCATCTACCAGCGCGCCAAGGCGGTGATCGTTGCATGCGGTGTGGCCAAGGTTCAGGACGCCGCGCAGCAGACCTCGGCGATCATCGGTGGGGTGCTGGCCAGCGGCAAGCGTACCGGCCTGCAAGCGCTGCTCGACGGCAAGAGCCGTTTCAATGCCCAGCCGCGTTTGCTGGTGGCTCCCAAGCACAGCGCCGGCCTGCCGGTCGGCACAGCCCTGGTTGCCCTGGCCGACAAGCTACGCGGCTTGGCGATCCTCGACGGTCCTAACACCACCGACGAAGCGGCTATGGAGTACGCCAAGAACTTCGGTGCCAAGCGGGCCTATCTGGTCGACCCGGGGATTCAGTACTGGGACACGGGGGAGAGTGCCACCGTCGATGCGCCGGCCTCGGCCTGGGCAGCGGGCTTGTTCGCCTGGACCGACAACGAGTACGGCTTCTGGGCCTCACCATCGAACAAGGAGTTTGTCGGCCTCACCGGTACCACGCGCCCCATTGAGTTTCTGGATGGTGACGAGACTTGCCGGGCCAACCTGCTGAACAACGCCAACATCACCACGATCATTCGTGATGCGGGCTTCCGGCTGTGGGGCAACCGCACGCTGTCGAGCGATCCGAAGTGGGCGTTTGTCACCCGGGTGCGAACCATGGACATCGTCATGGACGCGATCCTTTACGGGCACAAGTGGGCGGTCGACCGCTCGATCACCGCGACCTATGTCAAGGACGTGACCGAGGGCCTGCGGGCATTTATGCGCGACCTGAAGAACCAGGGCGCGATCATCAATTTCGAGGTCTACGCGGACACCGAACTCAACACCGCCAGCCAGCTGGAGCAGGGCAAGGTGTACTGGAACATCCGCTTTACCGACGTGCCGCCCGCCGAAAACCCGAACTTCCGTGTCGAGGTCACCAACCAGTGGTTGACCGAAGTCCTCGATTCCGCCGCTTAA
- a CDS encoding phage tail assembly chaperone, whose translation MRFYSQTTQTTYLRGMHVSMPADAVEITDELYMTVIGNPPAGKVRAHDERGLPYLVDSPEVVPDPATLEREWRDDELSSVMWLRERHRDQLEIGAATTLTGDQFNELLLYMQALRDWPQSPDFPQIEHRPVAPPWIAEQTE comes from the coding sequence ATGCGCTTTTATAGCCAGACAACCCAAACCACGTACTTGCGCGGCATGCACGTGTCCATGCCCGCCGATGCAGTCGAAATCACTGATGAGCTTTACATGACGGTGATCGGTAACCCTCCCGCTGGCAAAGTTCGCGCTCACGATGAACGCGGTCTGCCATACCTTGTCGATTCCCCTGAGGTGGTCCCAGATCCGGCAACACTGGAGCGCGAGTGGCGCGACGATGAGCTGTCCTCGGTGATGTGGTTGCGCGAGCGTCACCGTGACCAGCTCGAAATAGGCGCGGCTACCACGCTGACAGGTGATCAGTTCAACGAGCTGCTGTTGTACATGCAGGCCCTGCGCGACTGGCCGCAATCACCTGACTTTCCCCAGATCGAGCACCGCCCGGTGGCACCACCCTGGATCGCCGAGCAAACCGAGTAA
- a CDS encoding phage tail-collar fiber domain-containing protein produces the protein MIDSNSQFFAILTAVGEAKQANATALGVPWTFKEMAVGDANGTDPIPNRTQTKLINEWRRAPVNQVRTDPANPNIIITEQVIPSDVGGRWIREIGLFDADGDLVAVANCAPSFKPLLAQGTGKTQVIRMNFIVANTAQIVLKIDPAVVLATREYVDNAVIDALAKLDFKHSALVATTANIALSGIQTIDGVLLPADARVLVKNQAQAKDNGLYVVSSTGVWKRAQDADTSLEVTPGLFVSIETGTVNGDSVWQLVTDGPIVLGTTPLAFEMATGRTGVSAGSYANVTVDKYGRVIAGTNPSTLAGHGITDTYTKAEIESIVAQASALPVGSIVAFPKASVPPGFLEIDGSVKSIATYPDLAAYLGTTFNKGDEGAGNFRLPESRGEFLRGWDHGRGADAGRVIGSWQDSDNKTHTHGSTAGAGWKFLSSDAIGGAGLSGGAGSRVSYTADVASSGGSEARPRNLAVMWCIKAWNAPINQGAIDISALAPLATQATEINQGTTKVATTAQMLDSANDFVMPTPKKLRWGFSISLASNGYIALPSWLGGLVLQWGASVGFSSTPAAVTFAMAFPTAAYAVVATNYVGATNVGVTQDAVASFGLSTTGVNFKTYAGAVPYGVKYIAIGS, from the coding sequence ATGATCGATTCCAACAGTCAGTTCTTCGCCATCCTCACGGCGGTAGGCGAGGCGAAACAAGCCAACGCTACGGCGCTCGGTGTGCCCTGGACCTTCAAGGAGATGGCGGTAGGGGATGCCAACGGCACCGACCCCATCCCGAACCGTACCCAGACCAAGCTGATCAACGAATGGCGCCGGGCTCCGGTCAACCAGGTACGCACTGACCCGGCGAACCCGAACATCATCATCACCGAGCAGGTGATCCCGTCTGATGTGGGCGGTCGCTGGATTCGGGAGATCGGCCTGTTCGATGCCGACGGTGATCTGGTGGCGGTGGCCAACTGCGCGCCAAGCTTCAAGCCCCTGCTGGCCCAAGGCACCGGCAAGACCCAGGTTATCCGCATGAACTTCATCGTGGCCAACACCGCGCAGATCGTGCTGAAGATCGACCCAGCGGTGGTCCTGGCTACCCGCGAGTACGTCGACAATGCGGTGATCGATGCGCTGGCCAAGCTGGATTTCAAGCACTCGGCGCTGGTGGCCACCACGGCCAACATCGCGTTGAGCGGGATTCAGACCATCGACGGAGTGCTGCTGCCGGCCGATGCCCGGGTGCTGGTGAAAAACCAAGCCCAGGCCAAGGACAACGGGCTGTATGTCGTGTCGTCGACGGGCGTGTGGAAGCGTGCCCAGGATGCTGACACCAGTCTGGAGGTCACTCCGGGGCTGTTCGTCAGTATCGAGACAGGCACGGTCAATGGTGACAGCGTTTGGCAGTTAGTCACCGACGGGCCGATTGTCCTCGGCACCACGCCGCTGGCCTTCGAGATGGCGACGGGGCGAACTGGTGTCAGCGCTGGCTCCTATGCCAATGTCACGGTCGACAAGTACGGCCGGGTGATTGCCGGGACCAACCCGAGCACCCTGGCCGGGCACGGCATCACCGACACTTACACCAAGGCGGAGATCGAGTCGATTGTGGCGCAGGCCTCGGCGTTGCCGGTGGGCTCGATTGTGGCGTTTCCCAAGGCTAGCGTGCCGCCTGGGTTCCTTGAGATTGATGGCAGTGTGAAGAGCATCGCCACATATCCGGACCTTGCGGCGTACCTCGGTACCACCTTCAACAAGGGCGACGAGGGTGCCGGAAACTTCCGGCTGCCTGAGTCGCGCGGTGAATTCCTCCGCGGGTGGGATCATGGTCGCGGGGCGGATGCAGGTCGTGTGATCGGGTCGTGGCAGGACAGCGATAACAAAACACACACCCACGGATCAACTGCGGGTGCCGGATGGAAGTTTCTTTCATCTGACGCCATAGGAGGTGCAGGGCTGTCGGGTGGGGCTGGTTCAAGAGTCAGCTATACGGCGGATGTTGCAAGTTCTGGTGGTTCCGAAGCGCGCCCGCGCAACCTGGCGGTTATGTGGTGCATCAAGGCCTGGAACGCACCGATCAATCAGGGGGCTATCGACATCTCGGCTCTGGCCCCGCTGGCCACCCAAGCGACTGAGATCAATCAAGGCACTACAAAAGTCGCAACTACCGCGCAGATGCTTGATAGCGCGAACGATTTTGTAATGCCGACGCCGAAGAAACTTCGGTGGGGCTTCTCGATCAGTCTCGCATCCAATGGATATATCGCGCTTCCTTCCTGGCTCGGCGGGCTGGTTCTTCAGTGGGGGGCATCGGTAGGTTTCAGCTCCACTCCTGCCGCAGTGACATTCGCAATGGCGTTTCCTACCGCTGCTTATGCTGTAGTGGCGACTAACTATGTAGGGGCAACAAATGTCGGGGTTACCCAGGATGCGGTCGCCTCGTTCGGGCTTTCGACCACGGGGGTCAACTTTAAGACCTACGCGGGCGCTGTACCTTATGGCGTCAAATACATCGCAATAGGAAGCTGA
- a CDS encoding phage tail protein I has product MTSLLPINSTPLERALEAASAGETSIVLRTLYNPATCPVHLLPQLAWAWSVDRWDPRWSETVKRNAIRAAHFIHARKGTIGALRRVVEPLGYLIEVVEWWQTVPAGEPATFALKVGVLDTGITEEMYQELTRLIDDAKPVSRHMTGLAISLETSGVIGYGAYVDQGEVIDVYPPTPRDIEVTGRYGQVVCIDEIDTLDVYP; this is encoded by the coding sequence ATGACCAGCCTATTGCCGATCAACAGTACGCCGCTGGAAAGGGCCCTTGAGGCTGCGAGCGCCGGCGAAACCTCGATTGTGCTGCGCACCCTGTACAACCCCGCGACCTGTCCGGTGCATCTGCTGCCCCAGTTGGCCTGGGCCTGGTCAGTGGATCGTTGGGACCCGCGTTGGTCCGAGACGGTGAAGCGTAACGCGATCCGGGCGGCACACTTCATCCATGCTCGCAAGGGCACCATCGGCGCGCTGCGCCGGGTGGTGGAGCCTCTGGGCTACCTGATCGAGGTGGTCGAGTGGTGGCAGACGGTGCCCGCCGGTGAACCGGCCACCTTTGCCCTGAAAGTCGGCGTGCTGGATACCGGCATCACCGAGGAGATGTATCAAGAACTGACCCGGCTGATCGACGACGCCAAGCCCGTCAGCCGGCACATGACCGGCCTGGCCATCAGCCTGGAAACCTCAGGGGTGATCGGCTACGGCGCCTATGTGGACCAGGGCGAAGTGATCGATGTTTACCCCCCGACACCCCGCGATATCGAAGTGACCGGCCGTTATGGCCAGGTCGTGTGCATTGATGAAATAGACACCCTGGACGTGTACCCATGA
- a CDS encoding baseplate assembly protein, which translates to MSMLDLSVLPAPQVLEALDFEALYQGKLATFRRHMGENWTADLESDPVTKQLELSAYGDMQLRARVNDAAKALLLAHAKGTDLDHLAANVNLQRLVIQSGDPQAVPPVEEVKETDDGLRERVQLAYEGLTTAGPRNSYILHARNASALVADAEAESPSPACVTVTVLSLEGDGTAAPGLLATVAAALNDEDVRPLGDRVTVQSAQVLPYRIDAVLHMKGPGPESDAALAEAERKLAAWVNPRRRLGIEVARSAIDAQLHVAGVARVELPGWQDIAPTRAQAAYCNGYSVTLGG; encoded by the coding sequence ATGAGCATGCTGGACTTGTCGGTACTACCGGCGCCGCAGGTGCTGGAAGCCCTGGACTTTGAAGCGTTGTATCAGGGCAAGCTGGCGACCTTTCGCCGGCACATGGGCGAGAATTGGACCGCCGACCTGGAGAGTGACCCGGTCACCAAGCAGCTGGAGCTGTCGGCCTACGGCGATATGCAGTTGCGGGCCCGGGTCAATGATGCGGCCAAGGCGCTGCTGCTGGCCCACGCCAAAGGCACGGACTTGGATCACCTGGCGGCCAACGTCAACTTGCAGCGCCTGGTGATCCAGTCCGGCGACCCCCAGGCGGTGCCGCCGGTGGAGGAGGTCAAGGAAACTGACGACGGTCTGCGCGAGCGTGTCCAGTTGGCCTATGAGGGGCTGACCACCGCCGGGCCCCGTAACAGCTACATCTTACATGCGCGCAATGCCTCGGCCCTGGTGGCAGATGCCGAGGCCGAAAGCCCGTCACCGGCCTGCGTGACGGTCACGGTGTTGAGCCTGGAAGGCGACGGCACGGCCGCTCCAGGGCTGCTGGCGACAGTCGCGGCAGCCCTCAACGATGAGGACGTGCGGCCGTTGGGGGATCGAGTCACGGTGCAGAGTGCCCAGGTGCTGCCGTATCGCATCGACGCGGTGCTGCACATGAAGGGCCCGGGGCCGGAGAGTGACGCCGCGCTGGCCGAGGCTGAGCGCAAGCTGGCTGCTTGGGTCAATCCGCGACGGCGGTTGGGTATCGAGGTGGCTCGCTCGGCCATTGATGCGCAATTGCATGTGGCCGGCGTGGCCCGGGTCGAGCTGCCGGGGTGGCAGGACATAGCCCCGACCAGGGCACAGGCGGCGTACTGCAACGGCTACAGCGTCACGCTGGGAGGCTGA
- a CDS encoding GPW/gp25 family protein has translation MIGMDRRTGQPLSGIEHVRQSIEDILTTPLGSRRMRPEYGSNLRRYVDLPVTGGWKSAVQAEVARALLRWEPRLKLERVRVVAVVGGQISFELVGQYLGNSAVLEVTA, from the coding sequence ATGATCGGAATGGATCGCCGCACCGGCCAGCCGCTGTCCGGCATCGAGCATGTGCGGCAGTCCATCGAGGACATCCTGACCACGCCGCTGGGCAGTCGCCGGATGCGTCCGGAGTACGGCAGCAACCTGCGCCGCTACGTCGACTTGCCTGTGACCGGCGGCTGGAAAAGCGCGGTACAGGCTGAGGTGGCGCGGGCGCTGTTGCGCTGGGAGCCCCGCTTGAAGCTGGAGCGGGTGCGGGTGGTAGCGGTGGTGGGTGGCCAGATCAGCTTCGAGCTGGTCGGTCAGTACCTGGGTAATAGTGCGGTTTTGGAGGTAACGGCATGA
- a CDS encoding phage baseplate assembly protein V produces the protein MSYVSAQHDRMLAGLIIPCSVVGVDLAGGTVRVSDGAGWTSAWVRWHSQAAGKARHWRAPSLGEQGALISPSGEPAQGTFVPGLYGNAGAQPDNRDHVEVWRFDDGGSLVYDWQTKSYSINLPSGTVTIQVGSSSAVVTDDSIAGKASTILLAGEITLEGNVQIVGALSVAGDINGGGRIVDTTGNTANHKH, from the coding sequence GTGAGCTACGTCAGCGCACAGCATGATCGTATGTTGGCCGGCCTGATCATCCCTTGTAGCGTGGTGGGCGTGGATCTCGCTGGCGGGACGGTGCGGGTTTCTGATGGTGCCGGCTGGACCAGCGCCTGGGTTCGCTGGCACAGCCAAGCTGCCGGTAAGGCTCGGCACTGGCGGGCGCCGAGTCTGGGTGAGCAGGGAGCCCTGATCAGCCCCAGCGGTGAACCAGCACAAGGTACGTTTGTGCCTGGCCTGTACGGCAACGCTGGTGCGCAGCCGGACAACCGCGACCACGTCGAGGTCTGGCGCTTCGATGATGGCGGTTCGCTGGTCTACGACTGGCAGACCAAGAGCTACAGCATCAACCTGCCCAGCGGAACGGTGACCATTCAGGTCGGCAGCAGCTCGGCGGTGGTTACTGACGACTCGATTGCTGGCAAGGCCTCAACCATCCTGCTAGCAGGAGAAATCACCCTTGAGGGAAATGTCCAAATCGTTGGAGCATTGAGTGTTGCTGGTGACATCAATGGCGGCGGCAGAATTGTTGATACCACCGGCAATACAGCGAACCATAAGCATTAA